GTTGCTGAAGTCGTTCGCCCGGTCGGTGACGGAGGAGATGGGATGCACGACGCCGCCCGACGTCCCCTCCGCACTGCCTGCGGCCACGTGACGCGGGAGGTCTGACACCGGAGCGGCCGGTCTCCAGTGTCACGCCTCCTTCGCGTGGCCGGTCATCGTGGGTGGCTTCGGCCCTGGTCGCGACGCGTGGTGCGTAGGCGCCCACGGGCCTGCCTCCCCCCGGCCCGGACCGTTGACGACGGTCCACCGCTCCGGGATACGGTGCGGGCACTCGACGCCTGTCCGGTGCCCTCTGCCTCCTTGAGGCGACGAACGATCGTGGAACGGCGGATGGAATGGACCGGATGCGAGACGAGCGAAGTGGGATGGGGCTGATACGGCGAGCGCTGACGGCTGCCGGCGCGGCCCTGCTCCTGGGAGCCGGGAGCGTGGCATGCGCTGCGGACGAGGAGGAGCACCCGCAGTTCGTCGGGGCCGACGAGGTGTGCGGTGGCCTGTTCGCCGGCCCGACGGCGGAGATGGTCGAGAAGGTGACGGAGGAGAAGGTCTTCTTCTGGAAAAGCGATAAGGGCATGGGCAGGGTGGTCACGGCGCTCGAAGAGGGTTATGAATCCGGCCGCTCATGGGCGCGTGGAGGCCGGCTCTGCGCTCTGAGTCCCAAGGGTGCCAGACAGACGGACCGCGGTGGGATCAGTTACTCCATGTACGCCCCGCAGGATGTCGAGGACGAAGGGCTCCCGGCCGGTGCCGAGCTGTACACCATGGGCGTGCAGTCCTCGGTGAGGAAAGGCGGCGCCTCGCTCTACTTCGAGTGCACGAGCCCCCGGTTGGAGGGTTCGGACAGGACACCGCTGCGGGTCTACGGGGGTTTCGGGCGCGGAGAGAGCGATGCCCCTGATAACCGCGAGTACCGCAACATGAATATGCAGATCCTGCACGCCGTCACACTCAAGCTGGTGAAGGAACTCGACTGCGAGGACAACGCCGGCCTGCCGAAGACCCCCGTACTCACACCGAAGTAGTGCCCCCGGTACGAGGAAGCGGCCGCCCCGCACCAGGGGGCGGCCGCCCTTTCCGTCTCCTCCGGCCGCGGGAACCGGCAGGATCAGGATCCGGAGACCGGCTGAGCCCCCGGGCAGCCGGCGACACGAGAAGGACGCTGACAGTGATCAGTCGTAGGGGTGCGCGCCGGGGGCTTCTCGGCACGGTCGTGGCAGGCTGCCTGGTCCTCACCGCCGCCGGCTGCGGGGGAGAGGGCGACGCGGCGGAGAGGAAGACCACCGGCAGGACCGTGGCTGCCGGACAGCTCTGCGGAGGCGGCGCGGTGTCCGCGGAGGCGGCCGGGGCGCTGGAGGCGATCACCGGCTCGGACCGGTTCGAGGCCACGGGTGAGGAATCCACCGTCGCCGCCGCCGCGCGGGCGCTGACCGGCCGGGGCACCTCCTCCGCCGCCGGGAACGGTGACGTCTGCCGGATCCACGCCCCCGAAGGCACCCCGGAAGACGAACTCCGCATCACCTGGCAGCTGTCCGACAGCGCCCTCGAAGCCACCCCGGCCCCGAAGTTTACCGTGCTGGAGATGGGGGAGCGGACCCTCGCCGCGCCGGACAGCGCGTACATCACGTTCGCCTGCCGGAGCGGGAAGCTGCCCGGTGCCGACCCGGACCGCATCGAGATCGGCGTCGAGCACGGAGGTATGCCCAGGGAACCCGAGGGCGACACCGGGGCACTGGAGGACGCCCATGTGGCCGTGGCCCACTCCTTCGCGCTGGCCATGGCGAAGGAACTGGGCTGCGGGAAGGACGGAGGGCTCCCGGCCCGGCCGTCCCTGGACCCGGCATGACCCGTGACACACGGGAAGGCCGCCCCGCATCATGGGGGCGGCCTTCCTCCTGGAGACCGTGACCGGATTCGAACCGGTGTAACTCGAGTTGCAGTCGAGCCCCTGAGCCTCTCGGGCACACGGTCAGGCGGTGTGTTCCTGTGCTCATGACCGTACGGCCGTGCCGTGACCGCCCTCAAGGGGTTCCCTGGGCCCGCAACACGACTGCCATACGGCGTTCACGTCCCGGCCGGACGCGGGGGCGCGGACCTACGGCCGAGGACCGAACCGGAGTCCTCCCACCGACAGGTCCCATATGCGGTTTCGACCCTTACCCTTGACGCCATGAGTGCCCTGGAACCACGTGACGCCGACGTCACCCCCGATCCCGTCGCCGGCGTCACCGGCCCCACCGCCGTTCCCGCCGCGCGCACCGCGCCCGCCCCGTCCGAGGGCGTGCTGGGGCCGACGTACCGGGCACTCAGCGTCGGCATCGTCTCCGTCGTGCTGCTCATCGCCTTCGAGGCGACCGCCGTCGGCACGGCGATGCCGGTCGCGGCCCGGGAACTGCACGGCATCCCGCTGTACGCGTTCGCCTTCTCCGCCTACTTCACCACCAGCCTCTTCGCCATGGTGCTGTCCGGGCAGTGGGCCGACCGGAGCGGTCCGCTCGCGCCCCTGGCCTCGGGCATCGGGGCGTTCGGGGCCGGCCTGCTGCTGTCGGGGACGGCGGGCGGCATGTGGATGTTCATCCTGGGACGCGCCGTCCAGGGCATAGGCGGCGGCCTCGTCATCGTGGCGCTGTACGTCGTCATCAGCCGGGCCTACCCGGAGCGGATCCGGCCCGCGATCATGGCCGCGTTCTCGGCCGCGTGGATCGTCCCGTCCGTCGTCGGACCGCTCGCCGCCGGTACGGTCACCGAACACCTCGGGTGGCGCTGGGTTTTCGTCGGCATCCCCGTCCTCATCCTGCTCCCGCTCGGCCTCGCGCTGCCCGCGATCCGGCGGATGGCCTCCGGCCCGGCCGACACGGCGGCCGCCGCCGAACCCTTCGACCGGCGGCGCCTCCGGCTCGCCCTCGGGATCTCGCTGGGTGCCGGGCTGCTCCAGTACGCGGGCCAGGAGCTGCGCTGGCTCTCGCTGCTGCCGGCCGCCGTCGGGGCCGCCCTCCTCGTGCCCGCCGTGCTCGGACTGCTGCCCCCGGGCACCGTACGGGCCGCGCGCGGACTGCCCGCGGTGATCCTGCTGCGCGGGGTGGCGGCCGGCTCGTTCATCGCCGCGGAGTCGTTCGTCCCGCTGATGCTGGTCACCCAGCGCGGGCTCTCCCCGACCATGGCCGGGCTGTCGCTGGCCGCCGGCGGACTGACCTGGGCGCTCGGCTCGTACGTCCTGGCCCGGCCGCGTCTGGAGCGCCACCGGGAGTCCCTGATGACCGGCGGCATGGTGCTGGTGGCCCTGGCACTCGTGGCCGCGCCCGCCGTGCTCGTCGAGGCGGTACCGGTGTGGACCCTGGCCGCCGTCTGGGGCGTCGGCTGCTTCGGCATGGGCATGGTGATCGCCTCGACGAGCGTCCTGCTGCTCAAGCTGTCCGCCCCCGAGGAGGCGGGCGGCAACTCCGCCGCCCTGCAGATCTCGGACGGCCTGGCCAACGTCCTGCTGCTCACCGGCAGCGGGGCGGCCTTCGCCGCGCTCGGCGGCGGCACGCTGGGCGCCGCCGCCCACGGAACGGCGGCGGGCGGCGCGACCGGGGCGCACCCCGGGGCCTTCGCCGCGGTGTTCCTGCCGATGGCGGCGGTGGCACTGGCGGGAGTGTGGGTGGCGACCCGGGTGCGGACGAAGGCCTGACGCGCCCGGAGATCCGCCGGGTGCGAACGGAGCGGCCCGACACGGCCTGGGGCCCGCCGGGTGCGGACGAAGGTCTGACGCGCCCTGGGATCCGCCGGCGGACGGAGCGGCCCGACGCGCCCCGGCACCCGCCGGGCGCGGACGAAGGCCCGGCGCGCCCGGTTCCCGCCGGGCGGGGCCGCCGCCACCGGTCGGGCGCCCAGCCCGCGAGGCCGGCCCCGCGTTGTGAACAGGGTCTCACCGTGGCCGGACCGGCCCCCGTTCGTACGAGGTCGTGCCCCGCCCGCCGGTAGGGTGGCCCGGTTGTCATATCGCGCCCGGGTCCGTCCAGGCCCGTGCCGCGTCACGTCCGGGCCCGTCCCGGCCCGTGCGGACAGCGCCACACGTACCCGAGTGCCCCGAACCGGAGACCGTGACTACTACCGCCTCCCACCACCTCTCACCCGCCTTTCCCGGCCGCGCACCCTGGGGCACGGCCGGCAAGCTGCGCGCCTGGCAGCAGGGCGCCATGGAGAAGTACGTCCAGGAGCAGCCGCGCGACTTCCTCGCCGTCGCGACCCCCGGCGCCGGGAAGACCACCTTCGCGCTGACCCTCGCCTCATGGCTGCTGCACCACCACGTGGTGCAGCAGATCACCGTCGTGGCACCGACCGAGCACCTGAAGAAGCAGTGGGCCGAGGCAGCGGCCCGTATAGGCATCAAGCTGGACCCCGAGTACAGCGCCGGGCCCGTGAGCAGGGAATACCACGGTGTCGCGGTCACCTACGCCGGGGTCGGCGTACGCCCGATGCTGCACCGCAACCGCTGCGAGCAGCGCAAGACGCTCGTCATCCTCGACGAGATCCACCACGCCGGTGACTCCAAGTCCTGGGGCGAGGCGTGCCAGGAGGCATTCGACCCGGCGACCCGGCGGCTCGCGCTCACCGGCACGCCGTTCCGGTCCGACACCAACCCGATCCCCTTCGTGGCGTACGAGGAGGGCAACGACGGCATCCGGCGCTCCTCCGCCGACTACACCTACGGGTACGGCAACGCACTCGCCGACGGCGTCGTCCGCCCCGTGATCTTCCTCAGCTACAGCGGCAACATGCGCTGGCGGACCAAGGCCGGCGACGAGGTCGCCGCCCGCCTCGGTGAGCCGATGACGAAGGACGCCATCGGGCAGGCCTGGCGCACCGCCCTCGCCCCGACCGGCGAGTGGATCCCCAATGTGCTGGCCGCCGCCGACAAGCGGCTGACCGAGGTGCGCAAGGGCATCCCCGACGCGGGCGGGCTGGTCATCGCGACGGACCAGGACTCGGCACGCGAGTACGCCAAGATCCTCAAGAGGATCACCGGTGACCGCCCCACCGTGGTCCTCTCCGACGAGAAGGCCGCGTCGAAGAAGATCGACACGTTCAGCCAGGACGATTCCCGCTGGATGGTCGCGGTCCGGATGGTGTCGGAAGGTGTCGACGTGCCGCGCCTGGCCGTCGGCGTGTACGCCACCACCATCTCCACACCGCTCTTCTTCGCCCAGGCCGTCGGCCGTTTCGTACGGTCGCGGCGGCGCGGTGAGACGGCCTCCGTCTTCCTGCCCACCATCCCGATGCTGCTGGACTTCGCCAACGAGATGGAGGTCGAGCGCGACCACGTGCTCGACAAGCCGAAGAAGGGCGGCGAGGAGGAGAACCCCTTCGCGGAGGAGGACCAGCTCCTCGCGGACGCGGAGAAGCTGGAGGACGAGGAGACCGAGGAGCAACTGCCCTTCGAGGCCCTGGAGTCCGACGCGGTCTTCGACCGGGTGCTGTACGACGGCGCCGAGTTCGGCATGCAGGCGCACCCCGGCAGCGAGGAGGAGCAGGACTACCTCGGCATCCCCGGGCTCCTCGAACCCGACCAGGTGCAGCTGCTCCTCCAGAAGCGGCAGACCCGGCAGATCGCGCACAGCCGCCAGAAGCCCGCGGCGGAGGCCGACCTCCTGGAGAAGCCGGCCGAGGCCCGGCCCGTGGTCACGCACAAGCAGCTGCTGGAGCTCCGCAAGCGGCTCAACACCATGGTCTCGGCGTACACCCACCAGAGCGGCAAGCCGCACGGCGTGATCCACACCGAGCTGCGCCGGGTGTGCGGAGGCCCGCCGAGCGCCGAGGCGACGGCCGGGCAGATCCAGGACCGGATCGCGAAGGTCCAGGAGTGGGCCACCCGGATGCGGTGAGCCGGTGGCCGTGCGGCCCCGGTGCGTTTTGCCGCGCACCGGGGCCGCGCCGTCAACCGGCCAGGGCCTCGGGCACTTCGGCGGGCAGTTTCGCCTTCGCGGCGCAGCCGAGTTCCTCCGCCAAGGCGCGGGACACGTCGTTGAGGACGGCCATCCGGTCCTTGCCGCCGGCGTCGGCCTTCATCTTCCCTTTCGATGTGTACATGCTGGCCTTCACATAGCGGGTTCCGCCTTCGCTCCGCTTTGTGGGGCACTCGAAGAAGAGGGAAGCGGCGGTGTCACCCCCCACGGACGCGTACACCCCGAGCGGATAGAGCACCTGGCCGTGGTCCGGGTCCTTCGCTGCCTCCGACGGGTCCGGGTGGCTCTTGCGCGCGGTGAACCCGATCATCATCAGGGGTGTTCCGCTGTCGTCTCCCTCCAGGTACAGGCTGCATTCGTAGTCGGAGTCCGCGGAATCCTCCAGGCGCTTCGCGGCGGTCCCCGGCGACCATCTCCCCGGGTCCTCCAGCTCCGTGTACTTCTCCTGACCACCGATGCGCCGCAGGGCGGCCGCGCCCGCCGCGGACAGCGTTCCGCCGCAGACCTGGGACGCCGGAAGGGCCTCGGGGGCCTTGTCCGTACGGACGTCGTCGCAGGCGGTCAGGCCCATGGCGATCAGCAGCACTCCGGACGCGGCATGAAAGCGTTTCTTCCTCATCGGTTTCCCGTTCTTCGCAGGTGCGCGTGACAGATCGGCACGTGTCCGGCCTCTGGATCAGTCCTTGTACGGCGCGCGCCCGCGGAAGTCGTTCTGAGCTGAACCGGTGCCGAGATAACCGCTCTTGATCTCTTCCACCCAGTTCTGCCGATCTCCCTCTTCCCGCATCTTCGGGTTGGCATCGGCATAGGCGCTGTATGCCTCCCCCAGCTGGTCCAGGCCCGCGTCGTAGAACTTCGCACTGGTCATCTGCGACTTCTCGGTGGCATCCTGTTCGGCGTCGCTGATGCTCTTGTCGACCTCATGCCCGATAAAGGTGTTCACCATGTCGCCGACGGTGTCCGCCGCCATGGGGGCGACCACCAGAGCCGCCGCCGTGGAGCCGGGCAGCGGGATCGCCGCGATGCCACCGCCGACCACCACGCCGGCACCGAGCTTGACCCAGTCCCCAGACCGGCCGAGAGACTTGTTGGCCTCCTCGGCGTCTGCCTTGTACGTGGTCTCCGCCTGTTGCACACGCGAGTGGTCCAGGATGCCCC
This DNA window, taken from Streptomyces nitrosporeus, encodes the following:
- a CDS encoding DEAD/DEAH box helicase, with amino-acid sequence MTTTASHHLSPAFPGRAPWGTAGKLRAWQQGAMEKYVQEQPRDFLAVATPGAGKTTFALTLASWLLHHHVVQQITVVAPTEHLKKQWAEAAARIGIKLDPEYSAGPVSREYHGVAVTYAGVGVRPMLHRNRCEQRKTLVILDEIHHAGDSKSWGEACQEAFDPATRRLALTGTPFRSDTNPIPFVAYEEGNDGIRRSSADYTYGYGNALADGVVRPVIFLSYSGNMRWRTKAGDEVAARLGEPMTKDAIGQAWRTALAPTGEWIPNVLAAADKRLTEVRKGIPDAGGLVIATDQDSAREYAKILKRITGDRPTVVLSDEKAASKKIDTFSQDDSRWMVAVRMVSEGVDVPRLAVGVYATTISTPLFFAQAVGRFVRSRRRGETASVFLPTIPMLLDFANEMEVERDHVLDKPKKGGEEENPFAEEDQLLADAEKLEDEETEEQLPFEALESDAVFDRVLYDGAEFGMQAHPGSEEEQDYLGIPGLLEPDQVQLLLQKRQTRQIAHSRQKPAAEADLLEKPAEARPVVTHKQLLELRKRLNTMVSAYTHQSGKPHGVIHTELRRVCGGPPSAEATAGQIQDRIAKVQEWATRMR
- a CDS encoding MFS transporter; protein product: MSALEPRDADVTPDPVAGVTGPTAVPAARTAPAPSEGVLGPTYRALSVGIVSVVLLIAFEATAVGTAMPVAARELHGIPLYAFAFSAYFTTSLFAMVLSGQWADRSGPLAPLASGIGAFGAGLLLSGTAGGMWMFILGRAVQGIGGGLVIVALYVVISRAYPERIRPAIMAAFSAAWIVPSVVGPLAAGTVTEHLGWRWVFVGIPVLILLPLGLALPAIRRMASGPADTAAAAEPFDRRRLRLALGISLGAGLLQYAGQELRWLSLLPAAVGAALLVPAVLGLLPPGTVRAARGLPAVILLRGVAAGSFIAAESFVPLMLVTQRGLSPTMAGLSLAAGGLTWALGSYVLARPRLERHRESLMTGGMVLVALALVAAPAVLVEAVPVWTLAAVWGVGCFGMGMVIASTSVLLLKLSAPEEAGGNSAALQISDGLANVLLLTGSGAAFAALGGGTLGAAAHGTAAGGATGAHPGAFAAVFLPMAAVALAGVWVATRVRTKA